TATGCTTTTGATGGTTTGTTTGTGAAGCAATTCTCGATGTATGATATCGGATTCAATAATTGTATTTTCTGTGCAGAGTTGAAATCTAGTGCCTATGATTCTTATCGTTTCTGTCACTTTAAGCCAATAGTAGACATAACAAAGGACATGTTGATATTGGTTAAAATAACTTCTTTTGGTGGTTTTATTACAATGTGAAGTTTGGGAAGCAGTGAAACTTACACATCTAATATTTTGCTCTTCTGTACTTTTAGTTTTCTCAATGAAAATCACACTGGAAAGTTCAGCTATGGTTATTCTAGTTTCAAGGGCAAAAGGGCTTCGATGGAGGACTTCTATGAAACAAGAATTTCTGAAGTTGATGGGCAGATGGTTGCTTTTTTCGGTGTTTTTGATGGTAGGACCTAGTATTTGTTTGCAATTTTATGTCATTTTATTTGCGAGATTGAATCAGTGGCATGATTTACATCTGGGTGGTTCTAAAAATTGTTTCTATATTTAAGTCACTCGCAGCATTTAATTTGATCATTTCATTTAAGAACTATCCTTATAAGATTCCTGAGTTATCTAGTTCGATGCATGAATGCTGGTTTTTTCCCCAAATTTCATGGGTGCTGCAATGTTACCTAGGTCATGGAGGTTCCAGAACAGCCGAATACCTTAAGCGCAATCTTTTCAAGAATCTAAGTAGCCATCCAGACTTTATCAAAGACACAAAGACTGCTATTAGTAAGAAGTTATAATGTATTCATGTATATGATGTCATATTTTCCTTTTGTCTTTGCTAATGGAGCATTAACCAGGAAAATTACTTATTCTGCAGTTGAGGTCTTTAAGCAGACCGATGCCGATTATATCAATGAAGAGAAAGGGCAGCAGAAAGATGCTGGGTCAACTGCATCAACTGCTGTCCTGTTCGGGGACCGTCTCCTTGTTGCAAATGTTGGGGATTCCAGAGTAGTTGCATCTAGAACTGGTTCAGGttgcatatttttttctttaaataaattttaataaaacattaaatgaTAGAACCAAATCTTTTTAGGTTAAGATACTATGTTGATCCCTatactttgaaatttattaagttttaGTCCCTATGACTtcaattgttcaattttagttcctgtactttcattaaatcttaaatttagtccaactactagtttattgtagattttttaagaactttttgttatctattagCATCTTTACCataaattttggaaatataTTCACACATTGTATTTTCTTGcaggaaaattattattattatttaatcaatttcggaaaaaaaaaactttgagggactaaatttaagactaaaattgaacaaactttattattttattaaggattgaaaatggagatttGTTGGAATCAATGAATATGTGGCAATTCTTGGGATATTAACTTGTCAGATACATTATTCATTTGTTACAGCTATTCCCCTCTCTATTGATCACAAACCTGATAGATCAGATGAGCGCCAAAGGATTGAACAAGCTGGAGGGTTCGTTCTTTGGGCAGGTAAAGTACAGTTATTTTTTATCGCAGCCTTGTGCACCAGACTCGATTGCTGAATCTGTTTAAATGATACAGTATACGCTCCAAAGTAATCAAAATGAATAAAGTTTATCTTGGTatgtttttataatatatatatatatatatatatataaagagcaAAGCTACACTATCCGCATTTATTACGTTGCattggatattttatttttccatttatcTGTGGCTAGGATTAAATGCCAATCCCGATAATATACTTGGACATAAACAAATTTTGTCAACTATTACTGTTTCCATAACAATCTTTATCAAATAGCACAGACTAATCTTAACATTAAAGTTTGAAATGAAACATCTAATTTGATGCAAAACTTAACCCAGGAACTTGGAGGGTTGGTGGTATTCTAGCAGTTTCACGTGCCTTTGGAGATAAGCTACTCAAACCATTTGTTGTTGCTGATCCCGAAATTAAGGTTGGGAAGCTATCTTTTCTATACGAACTTAGTATGTATTTGTTTGGTCCAGCAGTTATAAATCATCAGCACAAGTTGACTATGTTCTTATTATTTGTACTTGCATGTGTTCTCCATCAAATGTTAATGACATTTATCCGGAAGATTTTTCAAATTGCTAAGACCATATGTTCTTATTATTTGTACTTGCATGTGTTCCCCATCAAATGTTAATGACATTTATCCGGAAGATTTTTAA
This genomic window from Benincasa hispida cultivar B227 chromosome 4, ASM972705v1, whole genome shotgun sequence contains:
- the LOC120075020 gene encoding probable protein phosphatase 2C 11, with protein sequence MSSRDSNVLFSGGGISFLNENHTGKFSYGYSSFKGKRASMEDFYETRISEVDGQMVAFFGVFDGHGGSRTAEYLKRNLFKNLSSHPDFIKDTKTAIIEVFKQTDADYINEEKGQQKDAGSTASTAVLFGDRLLVANVGDSRVVASRTGSAIPLSIDHKPDRSDERQRIEQAGGFVLWAGTWRVGGILAVSRAFGDKLLKPFVVADPEIKEEELEGVDFIIIASDGLWNVISNEEAVALVQHNQDAEMASRKLIQEAFARGSSDNITCVIVRFDLS